In the Desulfurispora thermophila DSM 16022 genome, CTAACCTGGTTTAGACGCGATCCCGCCATTAAATGGTTGGATGTGAACTCGGAACCGGAAACTCTGGTGTTACAAATTACCAGAGATCTGGCAGGATTATCCCCGGGAATGTAGAACAAGAATTAAGCATAGAGATAAAACTGATGGAGGGAATCCAATGACCAAGCCACAAATAAATCTGCAGGATGCTTTTTTAAACCAGGTACGCAAGGAAAATATCCTGGTAACAATTTACCTGGTTAATGGTTTTCAGCTACGGGGACAGGTCAGGGGTTTTGATAACTTCACTGTGATCCTGGAAAGCGATGGCAAGCAAATGATGGTTTATAAACATGCTATATCCACTATTAGCCCGTTGCGCCCTGTAAGCACCAATTTTTCCGAAAACAAACCTTCCTAAGAACCCGGCAAAAACCGGTCTCTCCCATCGAGAGACCTGTTGCTTTTTTAAGCAAAACAGCATCTCCACCGGCGTATAATTAAATAGTGTTTGGCCGGTGAGGTGAAAGCCTGTGCTGTGGAGCGAAAAAAAAAACCAGCTGGCGTTGGATAAAACAAAACATGACTCCGAACAGCAAAGGCAAAAAAATATCAAAACCATCCTGAATGAACTGGAAAGACTGGTGGGCCTGCAGGAAGTCAAGCAGGCTGTAAAGGAGATTTACGCCTGGATCGAGATACAAAAAAAGAGGCAAAAAGAAAGATTGGCTACAGAAAGCCAGGTCCTGCACATGATATTCAAAGGAAACCCGGGCACGGGCAAGACCACCGTAGCCCGTTTGCTGGGCCAGTTGTTCAAGGAAATGGGGGTTCTGCCCAAGGGGCATCTGGTGGAAGTGGAAAGGGCAGACCTGGTGGGTGAGTATATCGGGCATACCGCTCAGCGCACCAGGGAAGCGGTTAAAAAAGCCCTGGGAGGCATTCTCTTTGTTGACGAAGCATACTCCCTGGCCAGGGGGGGAGAGAAAGATTTTGGCAAGGAATCTATTGATGTGTTGGTTAAACAAATGGAAGACCAGAAAGATGCTTTTATCCTGATCCTGGCCGGATACAACGACGAAATGGAGTGGTTTTTGGAAACCAACCCCGGACTGCGCTCCCGCTTTCCCATTCAAATCCGTTTTCCCGATTACAATTTATCCGAGCTTTTGGCCATAGCCGATGTAATGCTGCAGCAAAAACAATATGTC is a window encoding:
- the hfq gene encoding RNA chaperone Hfq, translating into MTKPQINLQDAFLNQVRKENILVTIYLVNGFQLRGQVRGFDNFTVILESDGKQMMVYKHAISTISPLRPVSTNFSENKPS
- the spoVK gene encoding stage V sporulation protein K — translated: MLWSEKKNQLALDKTKHDSEQQRQKNIKTILNELERLVGLQEVKQAVKEIYAWIEIQKKRQKERLATESQVLHMIFKGNPGTGKTTVARLLGQLFKEMGVLPKGHLVEVERADLVGEYIGHTAQRTREAVKKALGGILFVDEAYSLARGGEKDFGKESIDVLVKQMEDQKDAFILILAGYNDEMEWFLETNPGLRSRFPIQIRFPDYNLSELLAIADVMLQQKQYVLNSGAREELRTVLQTLKKSHINSGNARLVRNIIEAAIRQQAVRLLEARQVSREDLLTITREDLVRARQKINIC